The following proteins come from a genomic window of Sulfitobacter indolifex:
- a CDS encoding protein-L-isoaspartate O-methyltransferase family protein, translated as MSDFAARRVTMVDTQVRPSDVTKFPIIDAMLTVQREDFVPAAQREAAYLGENLDLGQDRVLLDPRTLAKMLDHLDITNDELVLDIGCAMGYSSAVIAHMAEAVVAVEEDEAMAAEAQEALAQAGADNVIVHVAPLTEGAPQHGPYDVVIIQGAVGEVPKALLEQVKEGGRIATLFMERGLGEVRVGYKRGGHVSWRSEFNAGAPVLRGFERHAEFQL; from the coding sequence ATGAGTGATTTCGCCGCCCGCCGCGTAACTATGGTAGATACGCAGGTTCGTCCTTCGGATGTGACCAAGTTCCCAATCATTGACGCGATGTTAACCGTACAGCGCGAAGACTTCGTGCCCGCGGCACAGCGTGAGGCCGCCTATCTGGGGGAAAACCTCGATTTGGGGCAGGACCGGGTACTGTTGGACCCGCGGACGTTGGCAAAGATGCTCGATCACCTCGACATCACCAATGACGAGCTCGTGCTCGATATCGGGTGCGCGATGGGCTATTCCAGCGCAGTAATCGCGCATATGGCCGAAGCTGTTGTCGCGGTTGAGGAAGACGAAGCCATGGCCGCTGAGGCGCAAGAGGCGTTGGCGCAGGCTGGGGCGGATAACGTGATCGTTCATGTGGCCCCGCTCACCGAAGGGGCGCCGCAGCATGGGCCTTACGATGTGGTGATTATCCAAGGTGCCGTCGGCGAAGTGCCCAAAGCGCTGTTGGAGCAAGTGAAAGAGGGTGGGCGTATTGCCACTCTCTTTATGGAACGGGGTCTGGGCGAAGTGCGCGTAGGCTACAAACGCGGCGGCCATGTCTCTTGGCGGTCAGAGTTTAACGCTGGTGCGCCGGTGCTGCGTGGCTTTGAGCGGCATGCAGAGTTTCAGCTGTAA
- a CDS encoding helix-turn-helix domain-containing protein produces MSSVHSLQSVLDSRQMSLSSLSERSGLSKSEISAILNRDRAPDNDELLALAQTLHVPPHALFAEIAPQLSLVPDFRKANPAPSLMPDGVIGAISYVERLSQSLVALDVDLSTNQRLTKYTGDLTRKNAAKLAKEWRSEWGLEFSDQLEMKSAHKVYAHLRDFIEGLGVFVIHRRFDTDLYSGAYLKVGDGPHTILINTGGSSKARKLFTLAHEFCHVLLGKTGVSNASVLKNKIETFCNHFAAYLLVPTIGLKQTILKFRYTPKTNWNHIRLLAGNIGVSLQCIALRLVDIGVWSGSDYGAWMGQYAGVTPKEDTEDPPGGSGGKDNSIQTKRTQYGMSLIRAVSTAKREGLLDKFDVYRLIGLKPKYQAEVLGV; encoded by the coding sequence ATGAGTTCAGTACATTCACTTCAATCAGTCCTCGACAGTCGCCAGATGAGCCTCAGCAGCCTATCTGAGAGAAGCGGTCTGAGTAAGTCCGAAATCTCGGCAATTCTGAACCGTGACCGAGCGCCTGACAACGACGAGCTACTTGCTCTCGCTCAAACTCTCCATGTTCCGCCTCACGCCTTGTTTGCTGAAATCGCACCGCAGCTTTCGCTTGTCCCCGACTTTCGCAAGGCAAACCCTGCCCCGTCATTGATGCCAGACGGAGTGATCGGCGCCATTTCATATGTGGAACGGCTATCGCAATCTCTTGTTGCGCTTGATGTTGATCTTTCTACTAATCAGCGGCTTACCAAATACACTGGCGATCTCACCAGGAAGAACGCCGCCAAACTCGCAAAGGAATGGCGATCTGAGTGGGGCTTGGAATTCTCAGATCAACTTGAGATGAAGAGTGCCCACAAAGTCTATGCCCATCTGCGCGACTTCATCGAAGGGCTTGGCGTATTCGTAATCCATCGTAGGTTTGATACTGACCTATATTCTGGAGCATATCTCAAGGTAGGCGATGGGCCGCACACGATCCTGATCAATACAGGCGGGTCGAGTAAAGCGAGGAAGCTGTTCACGCTGGCGCATGAGTTTTGCCATGTCTTGCTGGGGAAAACAGGTGTCTCGAATGCCTCTGTGCTAAAGAACAAAATCGAGACCTTTTGTAATCATTTCGCAGCCTATTTGCTGGTTCCCACGATCGGTTTGAAACAAACGATCTTGAAATTTCGATACACCCCAAAAACGAACTGGAACCATATCCGTTTGTTGGCCGGTAATATCGGCGTGAGCTTGCAGTGCATCGCTCTGCGGCTCGTCGATATAGGCGTTTGGTCGGGGTCAGACTATGGCGCTTGGATGGGGCAGTACGCTGGTGTAACGCCCAAGGAGGATACTGAAGACCCACCGGGCGGTTCTGGCGGCAAAGACAACTCAATTCAAACGAAACGAACGCAATACGGCATGTCGCTGATAAGAGCTGTCTCGACTGCAAAACGTGAAGGTCTGCTCGACAAATTTGACGTTTATCGGCTCATTGGGTTGAAGCCGAAATATCAAGCCGAAGTCTTGGGGGTGTAG
- a CDS encoding tetratricopeptide repeat protein: protein MLNDAYTLLVSILGWSFIVAAIFYTVVAFGTSHLSPTKKAVLTQFLSGQKTEATWTIHFCNLFDYWFGEKHFSWHCFVRSAVASVLAVGAIWMLFEPVLGVLTDRVATSLPLWQVLALGAAVNVIPDFVSLFQTRKVLEVFKREHSILVQLCVLVLDAVLTALIIFLGIRGFTLLFGDPVSGADRIAAVEMVAVVSPYAIFFFSTFLTSAWAWAYCLGTWLIRLFAQTGLKTWLNVEEAPGQQIALVGAVIIFAGSFILDSTFSFEPDGRAKLNDTLCEFFPADICDDFARLTDDEERQISYLARACEAGVTAECLGVANRLHGIDDATAVRLWQRSCEAGQAPGCTNLGMSLMNGIGVERNPREAAWRFEIGCHRGDPTACNNLGTMLLVGQGYPKDVEEAKRLFSSACGAGFAIGCTNFGTALDMPGATREEIEKSSAMFQRGCDNGDPAGCTSLGLSYFTGRGVARDFVRAADLSEKGCTGGDPRGCTNLGTSYRDGTGVVTDANKAVALYTKGCEGGHAGGCTMLGYMISNGFGVDGDSMRGLSLYKQGCRTGDLQGCLLAADAMIEQTGSVDDEVFGLLLRSCYGGEDVACNRLRQLPTTGP, encoded by the coding sequence ATGTTGAACGACGCATACACTTTGCTGGTCAGTATTTTGGGTTGGTCCTTCATTGTGGCCGCGATCTTTTACACTGTCGTGGCCTTCGGAACATCACATCTCTCGCCAACGAAAAAGGCAGTGCTAACCCAGTTTCTCAGCGGGCAGAAGACTGAGGCAACATGGACTATCCACTTCTGCAACCTGTTCGACTACTGGTTTGGTGAAAAACACTTCTCGTGGCACTGTTTCGTAAGGTCTGCTGTGGCTTCGGTCCTAGCCGTTGGCGCGATTTGGATGCTGTTTGAACCAGTGCTCGGCGTACTGACGGATAGAGTGGCTACTTCGCTTCCGCTTTGGCAGGTACTGGCGTTGGGTGCGGCAGTTAATGTAATCCCAGATTTTGTATCTCTATTTCAAACACGAAAAGTGTTGGAAGTGTTCAAACGCGAGCACTCAATTTTGGTCCAATTATGTGTTCTGGTGCTGGATGCTGTTTTGACCGCCCTGATCATTTTCTTGGGCATCCGTGGATTCACCTTGCTGTTTGGTGATCCAGTCAGCGGAGCGGACAGGATTGCGGCTGTGGAAATGGTGGCCGTCGTTTCACCGTACGCGATCTTCTTTTTTTCAACCTTTCTTACTTCGGCTTGGGCTTGGGCATATTGCTTAGGTACTTGGCTAATACGGTTGTTCGCTCAGACGGGGCTGAAAACCTGGTTAAATGTGGAAGAAGCACCAGGTCAGCAGATTGCCTTAGTCGGAGCTGTCATAATTTTTGCTGGCAGCTTTATCCTCGACAGCACATTTTCGTTCGAACCTGATGGACGCGCAAAGCTCAATGATACCCTCTGCGAGTTCTTCCCAGCTGATATCTGCGACGACTTTGCCCGACTAACAGATGATGAGGAACGGCAGATCTCCTATCTGGCGCGAGCCTGCGAGGCGGGAGTAACGGCGGAATGCCTGGGCGTGGCAAATCGCCTTCACGGCATTGATGACGCGACTGCCGTGCGGCTATGGCAGAGAAGTTGCGAAGCCGGTCAGGCTCCGGGGTGCACAAATCTGGGCATGTCATTGATGAACGGAATTGGTGTGGAGAGGAACCCACGTGAGGCAGCGTGGCGTTTTGAGATTGGCTGTCACCGGGGTGATCCAACCGCCTGCAACAACCTCGGCACGATGCTTTTGGTCGGTCAAGGTTATCCCAAGGACGTTGAAGAGGCGAAGCGTCTGTTTTCTTCAGCTTGCGGAGCCGGTTTCGCTATAGGCTGCACAAACTTCGGCACGGCGCTCGACATGCCGGGTGCAACACGAGAGGAGATCGAGAAGTCTTCTGCGATGTTCCAGCGTGGATGCGATAATGGAGACCCGGCTGGCTGCACGAGCCTCGGGCTTTCTTACTTTACCGGCCGAGGAGTTGCGCGCGATTTTGTTCGCGCCGCTGACTTATCGGAGAAGGGGTGTACCGGAGGTGATCCGCGAGGCTGCACGAATCTCGGAACGAGCTACCGTGACGGTACAGGAGTGGTGACCGATGCTAACAAGGCTGTCGCACTTTATACAAAAGGCTGCGAAGGTGGGCATGCAGGTGGCTGCACTATGCTCGGTTACATGATATCCAATGGCTTTGGCGTAGACGGCGATAGCATGCGCGGTCTTTCGCTGTATAAGCAAGGGTGTCGGACCGGAGACTTGCAGGGGTGCTTGCTTGCGGCAGATGCAATGATTGAGCAGACTGGAAGTGTCGATGACGAGGTTTTTGGCCTCTTACTGAGGTCTTGCTATGGCGGTGAGGACGTAGCATGTAACCGGCTCCGCCAGTTACCGACTACCGGCCCTTAG
- a CDS encoding tyrosine-type recombinase/integrase: MKLDWHAATVSRRGDKYYIVMTVPKSMRAELGGATQRRLSAGTTDFETAKRKRHDLEAELRHTILADLEKARLVDPQGDYQRAVASLGLADTVYSIEYDATRDDILETTMVEPPTNEKLLADAEKTLKRQLARIQSYHSGDLERTAGGTAEMLKTLKDFQLNVPAPDVVEAAVISAVAAARRANGVAPARHTLSSIVPLVEEDGRQLAQKGSLKRKTAKQRIRHLKQFVEMIGDHALEDLEPIHAYAYAEALAEELANKTINARISDVRVALHLAVKKGLLKVNPFLNLSLKHYGTGTKNYDPLSDEQIEALVGQPKLPDRIRTIWLILACTGMRVDEVATLRCDQVKHLDGIWYFDLRHAQVKNKSSMRRVPICDALFPLVHQLLKDRKGQERLFDYELNADGKTRASTQMNYWFKKAGVENLSEISNGHFVTHSLRGTFKDKLRDADVLTEINKSIHGHGLGGMEDIYGHGFSLRKLKDAVDKVPHPYLNHKSKS, from the coding sequence ATGAAGCTTGACTGGCATGCCGCGACGGTTAGCAGACGTGGCGATAAATACTACATCGTGATGACTGTTCCAAAAAGCATGCGAGCGGAGCTTGGCGGCGCAACCCAACGAAGGCTCTCCGCAGGCACTACTGACTTTGAGACCGCTAAACGCAAGCGACATGATCTCGAGGCAGAACTGCGTCACACGATCCTCGCAGATTTGGAAAAGGCGCGTCTGGTGGATCCTCAGGGCGACTACCAGCGTGCAGTAGCCAGCCTCGGACTTGCTGATACGGTCTATTCTATCGAGTACGATGCCACGCGCGATGACATACTCGAGACCACTATGGTCGAGCCCCCTACTAACGAAAAGCTGCTTGCTGACGCTGAAAAAACGCTGAAAAGACAACTTGCGCGCATACAATCTTATCATTCGGGAGACTTGGAAAGGACTGCTGGCGGAACTGCGGAAATGCTGAAGACGCTGAAGGACTTCCAGCTCAACGTACCTGCACCAGACGTCGTTGAAGCAGCTGTAATTAGCGCCGTGGCAGCTGCTCGTCGCGCGAACGGCGTTGCTCCTGCCCGACATACTCTTAGCTCAATAGTGCCTTTGGTAGAGGAGGACGGCAGGCAACTGGCTCAAAAGGGTTCCTTGAAGCGGAAGACCGCGAAGCAGCGGATTAGGCACTTGAAGCAATTTGTTGAGATGATCGGTGACCATGCACTAGAGGATTTGGAACCAATACATGCATACGCTTACGCCGAAGCGCTTGCCGAAGAACTGGCAAATAAGACAATCAATGCGCGGATCAGCGATGTAAGGGTTGCCCTGCACCTTGCTGTCAAAAAGGGGCTACTTAAAGTCAACCCCTTCCTGAACTTGAGCCTTAAACACTACGGTACGGGAACTAAAAATTACGACCCGTTGAGTGATGAACAAATAGAAGCACTTGTCGGACAACCGAAGCTTCCTGATCGCATCAGAACAATCTGGCTCATCCTTGCCTGCACCGGCATGCGTGTCGATGAGGTGGCGACACTCCGCTGTGACCAAGTAAAACATCTAGACGGAATCTGGTATTTCGATCTGAGACACGCTCAAGTAAAGAACAAGAGTTCTATGCGGCGCGTCCCAATTTGTGACGCCCTTTTTCCGCTAGTTCACCAGCTTCTGAAAGATCGCAAGGGGCAGGAACGTCTATTCGACTACGAACTGAACGCAGACGGAAAAACTCGGGCCTCCACCCAGATGAACTACTGGTTCAAAAAGGCTGGAGTAGAAAATCTCTCAGAAATCTCGAATGGCCATTTCGTAACACACTCACTTCGCGGGACTTTTAAAGACAAATTGCGCGACGCAGATGTCCTAACCGAGATCAACAAGAGCATCCACGGACATGGCCTAGGTGGCATGGAAGACATCTACGGCCACGGCTTCAGCCTCCGCAAGCTGAAGGATGCGGTCGATAAAGTGCCGCACCCATACCTTAACCATAAGAGCAAAAGCTAA
- a CDS encoding (2Fe-2S)-binding protein, giving the protein MELTVNGTVHDVDVEDDMPLLWVLRDELGITGPKYGCGIAQCGACTVHVDGLAMRSCQLRAADVNGNVTTIEGLGTPEALHVVQAAWVEHQVAQCGYCQSGQIMQAASFLELNPEPTDDQIDAAMSGNLCRCGTYPRIRAAVHSAAARLKGA; this is encoded by the coding sequence ATGGAATTGACGGTTAACGGCACGGTCCACGATGTGGACGTAGAAGACGACATGCCGCTTCTGTGGGTCCTGCGGGATGAATTGGGCATTACGGGCCCAAAATACGGTTGCGGCATTGCGCAATGTGGCGCTTGCACCGTGCATGTTGACGGTCTGGCCATGCGCTCGTGCCAATTGCGGGCAGCAGACGTGAACGGGAACGTCACCACCATCGAAGGGTTGGGGACACCCGAGGCGTTGCATGTGGTGCAAGCCGCGTGGGTCGAACATCAAGTGGCGCAATGCGGCTACTGTCAGTCCGGGCAAATCATGCAGGCGGCATCGTTTCTTGAGCTTAACCCCGAGCCGACCGACGATCAAATCGACGCCGCGATGAGCGGCAATCTCTGCCGTTGTGGCACCTATCCGCGGATCCGCGCCGCTGTTCACAGCGCCGCTGCCCGTTTGAAGGGGGCCTGA
- a CDS encoding TolC family outer membrane protein — translation MSAISFSNSLKRFVFAVPVSLALVGAMTLPRTALAETLADALVGAYEYSGLLEQNRALLRAADEDVATAKSALKPVLRWAAGLTQSFGTSRSSSFLAAQSTDRLQASINLIGELLIYDFGASAYRIEAAKETVLATRQTLVSLEQQVLLRAVAAYMGVIEASETVELRNNNLRLLTQELRAARDRFDVGEVTRTDVALAEAQLANARSGLAGAEGDLLRAVEEYRNVVGRTPGNLSQPPSLPNVGGNLAAAKGLAVRQHPSIISAQHQVAAADLSVEANEAAMAPSITLNGQYGLNETFDSRAYTRSGSVGVNVGQTIYQGGALSSAVRSSMAQRDAQRANLHVVRRDVEQDVGNAYAALASARAQLEASDRQIRAARIAFRGVREEATLGARTTLDVLDAEQSLLDAESTRVSARANLYVAAYSVLAATGQLTARDLKLPVQIYDAGAYYNLVKDGPAKYSKEGKALDRVLRALQKD, via the coding sequence ATGAGCGCGATCAGTTTCTCGAATTCACTTAAACGGTTTGTTTTTGCGGTGCCGGTGAGCCTTGCTTTGGTGGGGGCGATGACCCTACCGCGCACGGCTTTGGCCGAGACATTGGCTGATGCGCTGGTCGGCGCGTACGAGTATTCCGGGCTGCTTGAGCAGAACCGTGCGCTCTTGCGCGCTGCCGACGAAGATGTGGCGACCGCCAAATCGGCGCTGAAGCCAGTGTTGCGGTGGGCCGCGGGTCTGACGCAGAGCTTTGGTACCTCGCGGAGTTCTTCATTTCTGGCCGCGCAGTCCACAGACCGCTTGCAGGCATCAATCAATCTAATTGGCGAATTGCTGATCTATGATTTCGGGGCAAGTGCCTATCGGATTGAAGCTGCAAAGGAGACTGTGCTCGCCACACGGCAAACCCTAGTGAGCCTTGAGCAGCAGGTGCTTTTGCGCGCAGTTGCGGCCTATATGGGCGTGATCGAAGCCTCAGAAACGGTCGAATTGCGCAACAATAACCTGCGCCTGCTGACCCAAGAATTGCGCGCCGCACGAGACCGCTTTGACGTAGGCGAAGTGACCCGTACCGATGTGGCCTTGGCCGAAGCGCAACTGGCCAATGCGCGCAGTGGTTTGGCCGGCGCCGAAGGTGATCTGCTGCGCGCGGTTGAGGAGTATCGCAACGTCGTGGGGCGCACGCCCGGCAACCTCAGCCAGCCGCCAAGCTTGCCCAATGTTGGTGGTAATCTCGCGGCGGCCAAAGGGCTGGCTGTGCGCCAGCACCCGTCAATCATTTCGGCACAGCATCAGGTTGCGGCAGCTGATCTTTCCGTCGAGGCGAATGAGGCTGCGATGGCACCGAGTATCACGTTGAATGGCCAATATGGACTGAACGAAACTTTCGACAGTCGCGCCTATACCCGCAGCGGTAGCGTTGGCGTGAATGTCGGGCAGACCATTTATCAAGGCGGGGCGCTTTCTTCGGCTGTGCGCAGCTCAATGGCGCAGCGTGATGCGCAGCGCGCGAACCTACATGTGGTGCGCCGTGATGTTGAGCAGGACGTGGGCAACGCTTATGCCGCGCTGGCATCGGCGCGTGCGCAATTGGAAGCTTCGGACCGGCAAATTCGTGCGGCACGTATCGCCTTTCGTGGTGTCCGCGAGGAAGCCACCCTTGGCGCACGGACAACCTTGGATGTGCTGGACGCCGAACAGTCGCTGCTGGATGCAGAATCAACCCGGGTTTCCGCCCGTGCAAATCTCTATGTGGCGGCCTATTCAGTGCTGGCGGCGACTGGCCAGTTGACAGCGCGGGATCTAAAGCTGCCTGTGCAGATCTATGATGCGGGTGCTTATTACAACCTTGTTAAGGATGGCCCTGCTAAATACTCCAAAGAGGGCAAAGCGTTGGATCGCGTGCTGCGCGCACTGCAAAAAGACTAA
- a CDS encoding HNH endonuclease — protein sequence MKPIDDDGNEIDAEFGLAAIPGGFEIIFESGGGSTGGRPRRNTGYAEGIRIMLQRMGGEGFLLTDVLIASGPQIGRPDNERRLEIDNFRLPLRLSRGTDVEELRRAIGRGSAAFENASGNGGYPHKKIAFRFQIDAPSHWSVGQLARALSTPPAQAPTSDPSELQRRVRRALARVRVEERLGNSPPPPGQSTVPKSSATSQRYLRDPQVIAWVLEKAIGHCEACKGPAPFKRPNGEPFLEVHHVRPLNEGGPDTIDNAAACCPNCHRNLHSGKDRQALREKLIKTVPRLKDYPAVP from the coding sequence TTGAAACCAATCGATGACGACGGGAACGAGATCGACGCTGAGTTCGGCCTCGCGGCTATTCCAGGTGGCTTTGAGATCATTTTTGAGTCTGGCGGTGGCTCAACGGGAGGTAGGCCTCGACGGAACACCGGGTACGCTGAGGGAATACGCATCATGTTGCAGCGCATGGGAGGTGAGGGTTTTTTGCTCACCGACGTGCTGATTGCCAGTGGCCCGCAGATTGGTCGGCCAGACAACGAACGCCGTCTCGAAATTGATAACTTTCGCCTTCCGCTGAGGCTTTCTCGCGGAACTGATGTAGAAGAACTCCGAAGGGCAATCGGAAGGGGTTCTGCCGCCTTCGAAAACGCTTCTGGCAACGGGGGATACCCTCACAAAAAGATCGCTTTCAGGTTTCAAATAGATGCACCCTCTCACTGGTCGGTTGGTCAACTCGCAAGGGCGCTATCCACACCACCAGCCCAAGCACCGACGAGTGACCCTTCAGAATTGCAGCGGCGTGTTCGGAGGGCGTTGGCAAGAGTGCGTGTAGAAGAGCGCCTCGGAAACTCACCACCGCCACCGGGGCAAAGCACTGTCCCCAAAAGCAGCGCTACTTCACAACGATACCTGCGCGACCCGCAAGTGATTGCTTGGGTTCTCGAAAAAGCGATTGGGCACTGTGAAGCGTGCAAAGGCCCTGCGCCGTTCAAGCGTCCAAATGGTGAACCGTTTTTGGAGGTTCATCATGTGAGGCCTCTTAACGAGGGAGGCCCCGATACCATCGACAATGCTGCAGCGTGTTGTCCCAACTGTCATCGTAATCTTCACTCAGGAAAAGACCGCCAAGCACTGCGCGAAAAATTAATAAAGACCGTCCCGCGTCTGAAAGACTATCCTGCGGTTCCTTGA
- a CDS encoding DUF481 domain-containing protein translates to MNTLAKLATVSTLALIIAAPVSAQSTLTGVTALNDEIDDITTQVERDQRRGEDADRFGPNGVAQGWRGSFALTASGTSGNTDNGEVAGAGRLTYGIGDWNHLVGFAVEYGEANGTKNEEKFFGTYEASRYFTPEFYMFGIGRFQYDGLLTDNSGAILPGSETDAFLGFGPGYRVLNKPDHTWRVQAGPGARYYKDATGNSDTEVGFIVSSRYFYALTDTVSFTNDTDVLGSETNTIVSNDAGVNFKVSNNLSTRISYRTDYNTDPTAALKSTDNTIGLSLVMGF, encoded by the coding sequence ATGAACACTCTCGCAAAACTTGCCACAGTTTCCACTCTGGCGCTGATCATAGCTGCACCTGTATCAGCCCAAAGCACATTGACCGGCGTCACCGCTCTGAACGACGAGATTGACGACATCACCACTCAAGTCGAGCGCGACCAGCGTCGCGGCGAAGATGCTGACCGCTTTGGACCCAATGGCGTGGCCCAAGGCTGGCGCGGCTCCTTCGCCCTGACAGCCTCCGGCACCTCGGGTAACACCGACAACGGTGAAGTGGCCGGCGCAGGCCGCCTGACCTACGGCATTGGCGACTGGAACCACCTCGTTGGTTTCGCGGTAGAATATGGCGAGGCAAATGGCACGAAGAACGAAGAGAAGTTTTTCGGCACCTATGAAGCCAGCCGCTACTTCACGCCAGAATTCTACATGTTCGGGATTGGCCGCTTTCAATATGATGGGCTGCTGACCGACAACTCCGGTGCAATCCTGCCCGGCTCGGAAACCGACGCCTTCCTTGGTTTTGGTCCCGGCTACCGTGTCCTGAACAAGCCGGACCACACATGGCGCGTTCAAGCCGGTCCTGGTGCCCGCTACTATAAAGACGCGACTGGCAATTCCGACACCGAAGTCGGCTTCATCGTGTCGTCCAGGTACTTCTATGCGCTGACCGACACAGTCTCGTTTACTAACGACACCGACGTGCTCGGCTCTGAAACAAACACCATCGTCTCCAACGATGCTGGCGTCAATTTCAAGGTGTCGAACAACCTTTCGACCCGTATCAGCTACCGGACGGACTACAACACGGACCCGACTGCCGCCCTTAAGTCGACTGACAACACCATCGGCCTGTCCCTGGTGATGGGCTTCTAA